A region of Micromonospora chokoriensis DNA encodes the following proteins:
- a CDS encoding flavin reductase translates to MVVRPPVPHVAMRPLWRCRNCGREWPCQPAKLALLTEYRTSRTALLVYLGTLMHEATNQLTQLHPDHPPARMTERFLSWARART, encoded by the coding sequence ATGGTGGTCCGCCCGCCCGTCCCACACGTCGCCATGCGCCCGCTGTGGCGGTGCCGCAACTGTGGCCGGGAGTGGCCCTGCCAGCCCGCGAAACTCGCGCTGCTCACCGAGTACCGGACCAGTCGCACCGCCCTGCTCGTCTACCTCGGCACCCTGATGCACGAGGCGACGAACCAGCTCACCCAACTCCACCCCGACCACCCGCCGGCTCGGATGACCGAACGCTTCCTCTCCTGGGCCAGAGCCCGCACCTGA
- a CDS encoding DUF397 domain-containing protein, with the protein MDILNPQWRKSTRSGGNGGACVEVADNLAHVVLVRDTKDRDGGTLHVDPAAWKAFIAYAKKH; encoded by the coding sequence ATGGACATTCTGAACCCGCAGTGGCGCAAGTCGACCAGGTCCGGCGGCAACGGCGGGGCCTGTGTCGAGGTCGCCGACAACCTCGCGCACGTGGTGCTGGTGCGCGACACCAAGGACCGCGACGGCGGCACCCTGCACGTCGACCCGGCAGCCTGGAAGGCCTTCATCGCCTACGCCAAGAAGCACTGA
- a CDS encoding ABC transporter substrate-binding protein: protein MTDPEAARHRRRPIVRLGAAAAALALVAPLAACGSDDGGGGTPTINLYYPPEQNLQKVVDDCNAQAQGRYEIAYRVLPRQADDQRVQMVRRLAAEDTGMDVLGLDVTWTQEFASAKWIREWTGQDRAQAEQGTLAGPLETARYEDKLYAAPKNTNVQLLWYRKDLVPQPPTTWDQMISAAQQLKDQGKPYQVLTMGAQYEGLVVLYNTLAESAGGKILTDDGSKAAMDEGAVRALDQLKRFATSGVTSPSFSNATEDPVRLEFQSGAGAFQVNWPFVYPALQEANPDLAKQVGWARIPGIDEGTPSKVTIGGVNLAVSSYSKRPELSFEAARCIRSAEHQKFSAINDGVPPTIEAVYDEPEMTEAYPMKDTILEELKDPATRPLTPAYQSISTVMSAILSPPSGIRPQQTADELREAIADALESKGVLP from the coding sequence ATGACGGACCCCGAAGCGGCTCGACACCGACGCCGGCCAATTGTGCGGCTCGGGGCGGCGGCCGCCGCGCTGGCGCTCGTCGCACCGCTGGCCGCGTGCGGCAGCGACGACGGTGGTGGCGGCACGCCGACCATCAACCTGTACTACCCGCCCGAGCAGAACCTGCAGAAGGTCGTCGACGACTGCAACGCGCAGGCCCAGGGGCGGTACGAGATCGCCTACCGGGTGCTGCCCCGGCAGGCCGACGACCAGCGGGTGCAGATGGTGCGCCGGCTCGCCGCCGAGGACACCGGCATGGACGTGCTCGGCCTGGACGTGACCTGGACCCAGGAGTTCGCCAGCGCCAAGTGGATCCGGGAGTGGACCGGCCAGGACAGGGCCCAGGCCGAGCAGGGCACCCTCGCCGGGCCGCTGGAGACCGCCCGCTACGAGGACAAGCTGTACGCGGCCCCGAAGAACACCAACGTCCAACTGCTCTGGTACCGCAAGGACCTGGTGCCGCAGCCGCCGACCACCTGGGACCAGATGATCAGCGCGGCCCAGCAGCTCAAGGACCAGGGCAAGCCGTACCAGGTGCTCACCATGGGCGCCCAGTACGAGGGCCTGGTCGTCCTCTACAACACCCTCGCCGAGAGCGCCGGCGGGAAGATCCTCACCGACGACGGCTCCAAGGCGGCCATGGACGAGGGCGCAGTGCGGGCGTTGGACCAGCTCAAGCGCTTCGCCACGTCGGGCGTGACCTCGCCGTCGTTCAGCAACGCCACCGAGGACCCGGTTCGGCTGGAGTTCCAGTCCGGCGCCGGCGCGTTCCAGGTGAACTGGCCGTTCGTCTACCCGGCGCTGCAGGAGGCGAACCCGGACCTGGCCAAGCAGGTCGGCTGGGCGCGGATCCCCGGCATCGACGAGGGCACCCCCAGCAAGGTCACCATCGGTGGCGTCAACCTGGCGGTCAGCTCCTACTCCAAGCGCCCGGAGCTGTCCTTCGAGGCGGCCCGGTGCATCCGCAGCGCCGAACACCAGAAGTTCTCCGCCATCAACGACGGCGTGCCGCCCACCATCGAGGCCGTCTACGACGAGCCGGAGATGACCGAGGCGTACCCGATGAAGGACACCATCCTGGAGGAGCTGAAGGACCCGGCGACGCGTCCCCTCACCCCCGCCTACCAGAGCATCTCCACAGTGATGTCGGCGATCCTGTCGCCGCCGTCGGGGATCCGCCCGCAGCAGACCGCCGACGAGCTGCGCGAGGCCATCGCCGACGCCCTCGAGTCGAAGGGGGTGCTGCCGTGA
- a CDS encoding helix-turn-helix domain-containing protein, protein MGTVTDYVLEELRLLRATLGLSQDDFGRGIGYSGSHVSSVETGGRPPTKEYMRAVDTHHETGDRFQRMLDRLGRLDAEPAWLREWIEFEREATTLRWFELSYVPGLLQTERYARATLAGGRFDAEDVDRIVASRLERQAILHRPRPPQLIAVLDEAVLRRPVLDQPGLMVEQCEHLAQVATAEHIQVHVVPADAGMYLGMGGQFIIAEMPDGERVTYADNQLTAQIVDASPDVAKLAKTWEIVRNEALPRRQSIELIREVAKSWTF, encoded by the coding sequence ATGGGGACCGTCACCGACTACGTGTTGGAGGAGCTTCGCCTTCTCCGGGCCACGCTCGGGCTCAGTCAGGACGACTTCGGTCGGGGCATCGGCTATTCGGGCTCGCACGTCAGCTCGGTGGAGACCGGCGGACGGCCTCCCACGAAGGAGTACATGCGGGCGGTCGACACCCACCACGAGACCGGCGACCGATTCCAGCGGATGTTGGACCGGTTGGGCCGGCTGGATGCCGAACCGGCCTGGCTCCGCGAATGGATCGAGTTCGAGCGGGAGGCGACCACGCTGCGCTGGTTCGAGCTGTCGTACGTGCCGGGCCTGTTGCAGACCGAGCGGTACGCCCGGGCCACGCTGGCGGGTGGGCGGTTCGACGCCGAGGACGTCGACCGGATCGTCGCGTCCCGGTTGGAGCGGCAGGCGATCCTGCACCGCCCGCGCCCGCCGCAGCTCATCGCCGTCCTGGACGAGGCGGTGCTCCGGCGGCCGGTGCTCGACCAACCGGGCCTGATGGTCGAGCAGTGCGAGCACCTGGCCCAGGTGGCGACGGCGGAGCACATCCAGGTGCACGTCGTCCCGGCGGATGCGGGGATGTATCTGGGGATGGGCGGTCAGTTCATCATCGCCGAGATGCCGGACGGCGAACGGGTGACTTATGCCGACAACCAGCTCACCGCGCAGATCGTCGACGCATCGCCCGACGTCGCTAAGCTGGCGAAGACGTGGGAGATCGTGCGCAACGAGGCACTCCCCCGCCGGCAGAGCATCGAGCTGATCAGGGAAGTGGCGAAGTCATGGACATTCTGA